The DNA segment ATTTTTAAGTAAATGATGCAATGACTTATGTGTTTGCACATTAAACCTGCACAAGCACATTAAACTTGCACATTAAATGATGCAATGACCTATGTGTTTGCACATTAAACCTGCACAAGGGCAAAGCTTATACTACTTTAGCATGAAAGATGATTGTGCTTCTGTCAAGAGTACTTGTGATTTTTACCTTTAGCCAAAAAGTTatttcataattgtatttaataTTTTAACTCGAGTAGTGGATAAAATTATCCTTAAACATATTTTCCAAAGTTctaattcattttttttgtttgactTCATGCAGTCCCTTTCACGTTGCTGTTTAACTTTTGAATTGTATATGATCACACTTGATGAATTTGGGCAAATAGTTAAATCATTGTTagggtaaaattataaaatattcttTAACCAATTATCTTGTTGATCTTTATTGGTTTTTCTGAAGAGAAATTTTACAGGTTTTGGAGATTGAAGTTTACAAGTAAAAAATCTTATTTGGCGGGCATACAAGTTGACTATCATTTTGCTAGGAATATTGGATAAACTTTGTATAATGTCTAGGGATGTTATCTAGGTTTTTTGTGTGAGTTCTGTCAACAATATTGTGATTGCTTAATTGAAGTGTACCTGTAAATGACGTCATTAATGGAATGTTAATAAATTTTTGTAAAGCAAAATTTATCTCtatattatatttttgttatCTAGTTTTCTTTTTACAAGTTGTATTTGACATGCACAAGAATGAAATAAGTAAAATTAGTGACCAGAATAACTGGTCGCTAAATATTAACAACCAGAAGGGACCAGGATTTCAACTGGTCTCTAATGAGATTTTACGACAAGACCCAAATCCCGTCGTAATTGACTTTTAGCGTCGGAGGCTATAGCGGCGGGTGGCGACCAGATATTTTTGGTCGCTGTTGATGTTTAGAGACCAGAAAGTAACTTTTAAGGACCATTTTTCCCTTTGCTAAAAGGCTATTTTTCTTTTAGTGCTActaacaacaataaaaacaagtGATGTTGGGTCTCAATGTACAAAATATTGTTTGTCCATTTGAGACATGATGAGATTAATCCTCGTGGAGTTCGTGAAACTGAAAACTTGTTCCCTCGGAAGCTAGCCCAAAGAAGGAACACTTACGAAATGGAACGTGGTCAAAGCTCAAATCAATCATAGTTACAAGTGCACACTTAAAGTAAATCTTAAGCTATAGTATCCTAGACAATTGACAAAGTTGATATTTTTCGTTTTTGTACATCCACTACAAATGGCACCACTTACCAGGCTTAACAACCCAACTTGAAAAGTACATGTCTACACGCCTAGGTTTGTCTCGCCTTTGAAAAGTTGGAGAGGGTGCACCTTGCAATAGATTTCATGTTACAGATATCGTGCCATCGGGGGGCCAATGTGACTGCTTCAGCAGAAAACAAAGCTTCGAGTGACATTGCATGTAGCAAAGCAAATTTTGGGCTGAACTCCACGGACTCATTGTCTAGACTTAAAACCAGCATTGGTGAGGAAAACAATACCTGTCATTCATCTGAACGTGACACAGTTTATGGCACGCCTAACAGAAATCAGTCTCTTCATAGTCTGTGGATAACTAGATTCTCAAACAGGACTCCCGGGACTACTGTTCTGAGCGCAGATAATCCCAAGCCAACTGCACATGAAACACTAACATGTTCCACGGAATGCAGAAGGCCTAGTCCTCAAGCTCAAACGAGTGTTGATTGTGTGATTGAACACCAAATCTCAGGCGCAAGGGAGACTTCGTCTGGAGACGAAGACGATGATGTTGCAGCCAGCTCAAAAGAGGTCAATCAGAGTAATATACATCCTATTATACCTTCCGCCAAGTTCAAGAAATCCGAGGCGCTGGCCTCTCTATTTGCCAGGAGATTGGATGCCCTTAAACACATACTACCTTCTTCAACTAGAGGTGAGTACAGTTACACAAGAACAACTTGTTTCTTCTGCGGCAGAAGCGGCCACGACTTACGCAACTGTTCAGAGGTGACGGAGTCTGAGTTAGAAGTTCTTATTAAAAACATCAGGGCCTATAATGGGACTGAGGAATCTACTTGTCTGTGCATTAGATGTTCATTGGGCTATTTCCTGCCCAACATCATCTCCAAACCGGAACAGGAATGATAGTTTGCAGCTCTTCACAGGCAATGAATGTTCATCTAGCCTTGTGGAAATAAAGCAAAGGCAACGGCTTGAACTTACTAATCAGGCTTATCACAGTAAAAATCAGCTTTGGTTTGCAAGAACCTCTGGTTCCAATCAAATTCAGAAAAAGAGAACTTCTCATGTGGAGAACAGTTTTAAAGAAAGTATAATTTCTTCCAATCTTGTTGGTAAGGAGATAACAGATGTCCCGAAAGGAATTTTTGATGTCATCAGGGGTCTCCGATTGTTTCGTGTGGATATTCTCAAGTAAGCAAAGCATGTTATGCAAGTTAGTATATTAATGTCAAGTTTGTTATTTCTTTAGACGTAGATTTAGGTAAAGCTTCCACAAAACAGATAGGCTAGAGTTAGATGCGGTGGCATACATAAGATTCTGCACAAGCATCATCGGTCTATTATCACAACTCGGCTAATGTATGATTTTTAGTTTGGGTAATGGAGGTTCTAAAGCTTTACTTCTTGTCCCAATTTAATTTATTTGGCATTCTTTACTGCTAGTGTCGCTCTGTTACATATATACCTATTGATTTTTTCAGTCTAATTACGTTTTGAATTTTGGTTTCCTCAGTTGGATGAACTCCAACACTTCACTATCACATTTGGATGGGCTTTTCCTGCGTTTACGATTAGGGAAGTGGGAAGCAGGGCGAGGAGGTACATGATACTATGTTGCTTGCATAACTGGTAAGCTTTCATTATAGTTTGCGTTACAAACTTTTTCCCTGCCTTTCAATGCAGAACGGATTGTTATCTTTGTTGTTTTACACTTGTCTATAATCTTCCTTTTCTGGAATAATGCAGAACGGATTGTTATCTTTGTTTTTTTACACTTGTCAATAATCTTCCTTTTCTGGAATAATGCAGAACGGATTGTTATCTTTGTTTTTTTACACTTGTCAATAATCTTCCTTTTCTGGAATCCGTAGGTGTAAAAGGAGAAAAATCTGAGAGAGATTCTAGGAACATATCAGTAAATGTCTGTGGAGTCGAGTGTTTTGTGGGAAGCCAATATGTCTCCAACCAGGACTTTTTGGAGGTAATATACTTTATAGTTACCCGTTATACAGAGTTTTTTTATGGAGCTGTCGATGATAGTTTTTgttttctgggcaatcaaatgATGGTTCCTAATTCAACTAGACATAGGGAAAGCTAAGGTTATCATCATGCTTAGTTAACCATTTCTGTTATATCTTTTTATTTGGAAAGCTATACCCTGCAtcaaacagcctcttgcagaaatgcagggtaaggctgcgtacaatagtcCCTTGTGGTCCGGTCCTTTCACGGACCacgcacatagcgggagcttagtgcaccgggctaccCATACCCTGCATCAAATGATGGAAGTGAGGCTATTATCATGTTAAGTACTtcgtttttcttcttctctttaggGAATTAATCACTTTTATAtgtaaagattaaataacatgtTTGCAGGAAACATCATATTCAGTTGCTTACTTGGCTGCATGATTATGCTAATTTGATGTTGCATCTAATTGTCCTGGTGTTGTTTTTACCTGACTCTTTTATGTGCGCTAGTATATAGCAGCCACTTTGAATTCACTGACTCTAAATATGAAATCCGTTTCTAATTCTTTACAGGATGAACTAACTACTTGGTGGCGCAAAACGTTGGAGAGTGGCGGGAAGGTTCCTGCAGAAGAAGATTTAAGACAAAAATTCGAGGAGCGCATGAAACTAGGGTTCTAAGAACTCGTCACAGCAACACATTAGTACCGAGTTTGGTTAATCCAAGAGTGTCAAACCAGACCAAGAAATGAGCTATTCCACCATCTTGTAAATAAGATTTTGGGTGCTATTTCACAACATTCTTTGTTCTTTTTATCTAATATTCTAGACATGTGAGATTGAGAATTATTTTTTAGTGTTCATCTTTTGTATATAGATGAATTTGTTTGTGATCATAAGGCAATGAAATGTTAAATAACACGAGACATTGTTTGTAATAGGAAAAGAAACTAGGTTGCTGTTGGTAAAGAACATTTTTCCAATATGAGCATCTTCTCCATCTCAAATAGCGTAGGACACAAAGGGTTGCGGAGAAGTGCGAGTGTCTGGTTTGGTCCATATATTGACTCAACTTCAGCACATCAAATGACAAATCGGGTCTTGTATGggtgaaataattcaattttCCAACAAGGTGCCGATAGATGGTTGGATCAAGAAGCAAATGACCTCCATCAGCGTGAAGCTTGGATGAAGGTTCAAGCGGAGAAGAGACTGAGGAGAGAGCAGAAACATCAAACTCCTTCAATAAATCTAAGGTATATTTCCTCTGACAGACTATAATCCCCTATTTTTCTCGAAGTATTTTCATACCTAAGAAATAATGAAGATCACCCAAATCTTTGACTTTGAATTCACTTTGAAGGAAAGACTTGAGTGTGGTTATTTCTTCTATATTATCTCCACTGATGAGAATGTCGTCAACATAAACAACTACTATAGAAACTAGATTGTTTGTCCTTTTGAAGAATAAATAATAGTCAGTTAAGGAGGAGGAATAACCCTTAAAACTTAAAGCACCAGCAAGCCGAGCATACCACTGTCGTGAAGCTTGTTTTAAACCATAAAGTGACTTCCTAAATAAACATACATGATTGGGACTAGGTGGGGGTATACCTGCTAGAAAATTCATAAACACATCCTCTTGTAAGTCACCATGTAAAAATGCATTACTAATATCCAATTGATTAGATAGGCTAATTCTTCTTTACTGCAACAACCATTAAACAATGGATGGTAGTCATTTTGGCTACATGAGAAAATGTGTAGTCAATTCCTTCCCTTTGAATGTCCCCCCTGACCATCAATCGTGCTTTGAGTCTTTCTACAGTTCCATCTGAATTATGCTTGACCTTGTAGACCCATTTACAAGGTAGGGCCTTCTTGTCCTGTGGTAAAAGAACCACATCCCATGTGTGGTTAGCTTCTAAAGTTTCACTTTCTTAATGCATTGCTTGTATCCATCCAGGATGGGCAGAAGCTTGAGAGAAGCTGGTAGGTTCTGAAATCTCTGAAAGAGATTGCATCATCTGCCTGTTATGAGCAGAAAGTGCACCAAAGCTAAAGACATTAGGCTGGCAGGGCTGAATAAAACATGACGAAGTAAGGTCAGTCAAATAAACATTAGAGcaaacaaaatctttgaggtgAGCAGGCCATTTAGAAACTCTAGTAGACTTCCTAATTCCTGGTGTAGAAATAGATGTAGTGGGCAAACCAGTGGTGATGGAGAAGGAGGATGAGAAAAGTGAGGTGATGGTGAGGGAGAAAAATGAGGTGAGTGGATCCCGGTGATACTAGGTGATGAAGGTGGTGTAGGCTCAACCAAAGAGGTGTTTGGTGGAAGGTCATTGGTGGTTGTGTCCATAGGAGAAGGGGTGGGAAATATAAGATCTGGATTAAAAACAAACTGAGTGTGGTGTGGTGGCTGAAGCAAAAGGATAGATGTTTTCATGGAAATGAACATCTCTAGACACAAGAATTCTTTTAGTATCTAATTccaacactttataccctttttGAACTAAAGGATATCCCAAAAATACACAACTCTTTACCCTTGACTCAAATTTGTTTCTACTACTAGACAAggtaaaaatataacaaagacaTCCAGATGACCTTAATGAATCATAAGAAAGAGACTGATTGAACAGAATAGAATCGGGTGTTTTCCCTTGAGGAACCTTAGAAGGTAGCCTGTTTATCAGGTAGGTTGCAGTTAATAGACACCCTCCCCAATATCTGATAGGCACCTTAGATTGGAAAAGCAAAGCCCTTGCTATTTTCAAAAGATGTCTATGTTTTCTTTCAACTATGCCATTCTGTTGAGGTGTTGATACACAAGAAGTCTGGTGTATTATTACTTGAGAGCTGAGAAAAGCTGCTTGCTGTGATCCTTTGCCTAATTCAAAGGCATTGTATGTTCTCAATTTCTGTACCTTGACTGCAAATTGCCTTTCTACCATTGTTAAAAAATTCTTTAAGATTGTGAAAGCATTACTCTTGGTGCTTAACAAAAATGTCCAAGTACCCCTGCTATAGTCATCCACAATAGTTAAAAAATACTTAAAGCCATTATAAGTAGGTTCCTTATAAGGGCCCCATGTATCCACATGAATTAATTCAAATGCTCTTTTGGATTTGATTTGACTCAAAGGAAAAGGAATCCTAGTTTGCCTAGCTTTAGGACAAATATCACATAAACAATCAGAATTGGAAGGCAATGAAACAAAACTAAGATTCTTCATTGATGAAAAAGGCATATGCCCTAATCTAATATGCCAAAGGTTTACATCTGTAACCACATTAGTAGAAAATGGAAAGACAATTGAAATTTGATTGAAAACACTATGAACTGAAGGTGAAACAAGTTTCTCCTTAAGACTAGGCTGGAACAGGTAGAGTCCTTCATTTGTATCACCAAAAACTTGAGGCCTCTTTATGAAAGGGGCATGCAATAGACATTGAGTATGAGTGAATCAGATTATACATTGAAACTGAACAGAAAATCTATTAACTGATAATAGATTATATTTAAAACTAGGCACATGAAGGAccttttctaaaataaaattagcAGAGATAGGGACTTTCTCTGTATGTGTAACTGTTACCCTAAATGAATTAGGCAGATTTATGTGTAAAGGTGTAGGAAGAGGATCTAAAGAGATAAAAGTATTTGAATCAAAACACATATGTTCTGAAGCCCCTGAATCAATTATCCAAACACTGGTATTAAAAACTAAAAAACAGCAGCCAATATATTTGTTAATAGTACCAGCTACTGCATTTGCATTTATTTCTAAACTGCTTCCTCTATCTGAAATTTTCACTTGTTTGATCATCTGAACCAATTGTGAAAATTGATCCTTAGAGAGGTGTTGGTTTAACACTTCATTGTAACTGCTGACTCCATCATCTGCTTGATCCCCTGTAAGCACTCCATTGCTCCTGATCTGATTTTGACTTCCTTTAGCATTTGTGAATTCAAAATCCTCAGGAAATCCAATAATCTTGTAACAATCTGCAACTGTATGTCCTATCTTTTTGCAATGAGTGCAAGATACATTAGGATTGAACCTTTGTTTCTTTGGTTTTGAAGCTGTGTTTCTTTGTGATTGATTTGCAAATCTCTGCATATTATTTTCTGATTTCTGGAGTTGCATGGGGTTTTCCCCCTTTTGAAATTATTGAGTGTGCCGTGTGTTCTTTTgcattttcttgttttttcttaGTGCATAACTTCCCTGACTTCCCACCATGAAGGATGAGGAATCAGAAGAAATAAGAGGATTCATATAGACCTCTCTCCGACTCTCATCCTGTAATACTAGAGAATAAGCATGATCTATGCTAGGTAGAGGATTCAACATTAAAATGTTCCCCCTAGCCTGACCATAAACATCATTTAGTCCCATGAGAAACTGTATAAGTCTCTCATCTTCTAAGGATTTTTCCAGCTTTTGCTTCCCAGAACATACACAAGTACAAACACACTTTACATCACAAATTAGAGAGTCTAGCTCATCCCATAAACGTTTGAGTTTTGTAAAATAGCTTGCTATATCATTTGTTCCTTGAACTAAAGAAGATAATTCCTTACGCAAGTGATACAATTTTGCTTCATTTGATTTTCCAAATCTGTGTTCCAGACTGATCCAGAGTTCTCTTGTAGATCTGGAGTAGATGACACTATCTCCAATGTCTTTGGAGAGTGAATTCAACAACCAAGAAGTCACCATATCGTTGCATCTAGTCCATGGTTGATAGTCCTTAGATGTGATAACAGGAGGAGCACGGGTTCCATCAATAAATCCCAGTTTGTTCTTTGTTGAGAGTGCAATCAGAACTGACCTTCTCCAACCTTGAAAACCCCTTCCATCGAAGGCTGCATTCACGAGACTCATTCCTGGAGCATCTGATGAATGCAAGAAGTAAGGGTGATTTGGATCGAAGTTAGCTCCATTGCTGGAACCAGTTTGAGGTACAGTAAGATCTATTGTATCAGTCATGGTGACTGAGACTGTGATGAACAGAAAGTTGAAGGAGAAGGAAGATCAATCCCAGAAACGAGCTATTGCTCTAATACCATGATAGAATGTAAATATGAAAAATAGATTTGTGGAAATTTTCTATGTATTTCATCATCTGCAGAAGCAGTGTATTTATACAAGTATTTGTGTAAAGAAAAACAGAAATGATAAAGAATCATCTATACAACTGGCTATTTCTTATTTGTTATCTAATAACTAAATAACTGAAGAATATTCTTCTCTATCCTATTTTCACGGTGCACATGTGAGAGAGGTAAATGTGAAATCCAAAGCTATACAACTGTTAATTGCTTTATCTGAACGGCCCTCATTTAAtctatcatttttttttaatcaaaggTCAGGATTGAGCCACGAGTCCAAAGAAGAGGACTTAGTCTTTGTCCTAGATATGTCCGAAAGATAGTCATTTGACTTGAAACCTAGAGTGTTCTGTCCTTCATACGGTCTTCACATCAAATAGAATAGTGTAATTTATAACGAATTTATACCATAAAATATCAATGTAACATAAACCATCAACCAGTGAGCTTGGAATATTCTCATCAACTTTTTCAAAATGTTCCATTCAACTTGGCTTCCTTAATTACATTGACTAATGCAactataaacaaataaataaataaaaagagaaagctAGCTAGCTAGGAGTCTAATTTTCTGCCGTTGGCATGTTATAACGGCAAACAGGGCAGTAATGGCTCTTTTCTAACCACTTAGTAATGCAATCTCCATGAAACATATGTGAGCAAGGCAAGCAAAGgatctttttcctctcttttgcGAGTTGTTCCAAATAAATCACACAGTCATCATTCAAACACTGATCTTCGTCAATCTCCATTCTTTCCGGCAACTGCATTATGGATGACTTACTAGCAGGTATCATCATCCCATTGAAGCGCCACGCCGACCATTCTTCTTTCCTCCCATCCCAAATATATTCGACTTTCGAATTTAAACCAACAAACATCTCCAAGTTTTGGCAAGTAATACCCTTGTTCAACTCATCATCAACAAATTTACGTATCTGACAAATCATTTTATGGATAAGAATGTGACTATACGTCTCGTAATAGTCCCCCCAGTTCTTGAGATTTCCATCAATGACACGGTAGAACACGTCATATGACGAGTATTGAGAAGGGCATAGTTTGAGATGAAATGAATTGGTCTCAGTTTCATGAGATTCAGCCATATATAGGAGTTGTGGAGGGTAATCATGGGGTGTTATATACCAAACGTCAAGTTGAGTACGAAGGTGAAATTGAAGAGCTAAAGTAGGTAAATCAGaaatattattactattatggtTATAGATTCTTAATTCCTGTGGTGATACTGGTAGTGGTCGAACTACGCAGCTTACTTCCCCCCTGCAATGATGACGGTGCTCTTCGAAAATAGCAGCATCCATGTTCAAAGAGTCGACATGTGTGAATGTGGTCTCCAACCTCTCTGTAGTTATATAGAGCAGATGAGAAGCAAATCCAGGACCAACTCAAATTAGGAATCGGTTAATATCTTCGGTCCCAATTAATAAAAACTCAAAATATTGCAAggaaaaaggaaaacataacacgAGTAAATCGAATACCTTTTCCACTTAATAATTCTATAAAGTAATTTCAGGAAGAACTATTTACTTGAGGCATCTTATCCTTGCCATAGTATTACTTTAAGGAAATTCACAATAAAAAAGAAAACGCCATTGATTTACCCTAAAAAGCACCGAACAAACCTAAaaacaataatttcataaatcaAGCAAAGTTCTGGAGAAACAAAGGAGAAAAAAAGGATGAAGGAACTTACTGATTTGCAAAGGGAAATCAAGTCACAAACCCATCAGAAGATTATGCTTTGTTTCTTACTTTGAGTGACGGATCATAATAGTTTCTACTTTCTAAGGAAAAATATTTGGATATTTATGTCTAAAAGGAACTGTTTTGAgagaattttaaaatttaaaatataccgTGGCCCGTTACACGCGAATAAGTCAAACATGTATACAAACTCATTTGTTAcgaaatttttgtaaaaatagcactAGTCATTTTTAGGACTGCTCCTTAAAAAATAATCAGTATTTGCAAAATCATTGAAatatagtcactattttgctgtaacacGAAAAGTTTcaccataatatactggagattcgagcatttgtgtatgaacttccagtatattatttggatcagtatattatactgaaactctagtatattatattggaagtccagtatattatgctggaacttcagTATAATATAGTGAAACTCCAGataatatactggaatttcagtatattatattaaaatacttTTCGGATTTTGAAATTAGTTGACAAATTTGGGTGCTCTGATGAATACTTATGCCTCTGATGCTCGTGGTCAATTTggtgttaggcaaaggaaaaaatCTAGGAGGAGATCCAGTTATTCTCTACTTAATTTCGAATAGCCCTTTTCCCAAAATTAACTGATGAAATAATTGATTGAGTTATTATTCTTTGATGGAATTTTAAGATAAGGACACCAGCTGTTCAGCTGAGGAAACTCCAGCTGAAGAGGTATATTTCTAGTTGACGACGTCTTAACCTTGTGTGACTTTGAATGCTAGTCTCTTTCCATTTTATCATATCTTATAGTAGTAGTTGACATGTCATATATTGTTCACATTGAAAAAGCTGTAATGTTATgattcttccatttgttctttaaTTGTATTTGTGTCTTTATTCCAATGTATCAGAAGTTTTGATTTGAAGTGCCCTTCCTGATGAATCTTTATTATACCGAGTGTTGCTACTCATCTCTCAATTCATTGAAGGGATATGAAGTAAGAGTAATTTGGTTCAGTGCTTGATAATTCTTGTTTTAGGCGAAAAAAGTAAATCCCAGAGAACTGAACCCATATTTGAAGGATGGTGGAGGTGTGGTTATCCTGATGATTCAGGAGGAACAATACAACTTCTGTCTACTGCTGTTATTGGCGACGGAGGTGCAAGTTGGAGGCTTAAAGCCTTGAGACGAGCTCAAGAACAAGCAGATCGTGAAGGACGGAAGCTTGATGAGGTTGGCATTTTGATGGTACAGTTATTTATAGGTGGCAGCAGAATGCTTGGGGCTCACTTAGTCAGCTTGCTGTTTCTGTGGCTTCCGGTAAAGCTGCACCAACCCATGCTCATCTTCATGCTATCAACGATACAAGGCGAGGAGTAATGGATGATAAAGAAGCTGTTGCAGACAAAAGAAATCAGACTTATGCTAGAAAGGTAATGTCAGATGTGAATTTACCATAAGATGCCAGTTAGTTGCTTTTATATTTCTTTGGTTTTTCATTACAGTTTAGTTTTAGTGCTTTATGGAATGACTTCTGAATATCAAGTttagttttaaattaattttggctTTTTCTTACACATCTAACCCTGTGGGATTACATTGGCTttgctgttgttgttgatgatgatgtagagcccgtttggattaacTGATTGTAAATAGCTGATAAGCTTGTAGTGCTGAAAAAAAAttttaaatgctgaaactgatttttaaaataagtatttacgtgtttggatagaagtgctgaaactgataataagcagTTGATGTGTTTGATTAAAAAATGCTGATAAGCTAttcttttgttaaaatgactaaaatacccttgaatctttttcaaaagattataaattaaaaatttctttgtaaagaaaagaattaataacgaatatggaatgaagagaaagttaagaaatttattttgggaaaagtattttgtgaattagaaaatattattaaggataaactagtaaaagtgttggtcaaactaaaagtgcttataagttgaaaaaccataagttgggggtgaccGGCTTATGACTTATGactgattttagcttataagcacttggcTTATAAACACTTTGAGTGTTTACCAAACGCTCAGATAAGCCAAAAggtgcttataagccagtttgaccagcttataagcttagccaaacaccctcgcAGTCGTAGAAGTCTGAATTCTAAGAATCTGTGCCTTGCTCCTAAATTCAGAAGGAAAGCTAGCTGTGTAGTTTCCTTTACTTTAGTAAGAGGAAATGACGAGTCTTTCTAGAAACCCTTCTGGTAAAGCTCGGTTTAACTCGACTGAGAGATCATCATTGGCAGGAAAATTTAGGACCAGAAAGAAAGATAGCCCAGTTTGCTCCAGACCTAAAGCCAGTTCTTTGATCTGTTCATCCTTCAAGAAAGTTTCACTTCCAAAAGAACAGTAAAACAGGTTTATTGAATTGTGCTTTCACGTATTTTACATAAGGGCCCTCCATTTGAGAACAAGTCTTGGCTAGTATAGCAGAGCAACCCTCTTGAGTCCTGAGAGTCGCTCTTGAAAATGTATAGAAAATCTCGAGCCTCAAAAGTTTTGACTGAAGTGACAGAGGACAATTTGGCCATCCTATTGCCCAACCTTAAGGTGGTTAGTCCTATTTACCAAAAAGCTACCTTCTGACGTCAAAGAGCCGACCACCAATAATCCTTTTAACAGCACTTGAAGCCAATTTAGCTGACTCTGCTGTTGCATATGTTATCTTAATGG comes from the Nicotiana tabacum cultivar K326 chromosome 14, ASM71507v2, whole genome shotgun sequence genome and includes:
- the LOC107819219 gene encoding uncharacterized protein LOC107819219, with the protein product MTDTIDLTVPQTGSSNGANFDPNHPYFLHSSDAPGMSLVNAAFDGRGFQGWRRSVLIALSTKNKLGFIDGTRAPPVITSKDYQPWTRCNDMVTSWLLNSLSKDIGDSVIYSRSTRELWISLEHRFGKSNEAKLYHLRKELSSLVQGTNDIASYFTKLKRLWDELDSLICDVKCVCTCVCSGKQKLEKSLEDERLIQFLMGLNDVYGQARGNILMLNPLPSIDHAYSLVLQDESRREVYMNPLISSDSSSFMVGSQGSYALRKNKKMQKNTRHTQ